In the Candidatus Zymogenus saltonus genome, one interval contains:
- a CDS encoding isoprenylcysteine carboxylmethyltransferase family protein — MHLIGEQGVGIFLFVMLAFQGGTMMVFARRFLQVKPEGRGIVIVENYFNTTILILFIPLIAVSLIIGRYQALDLTHLVITTPWLIYGLEAVGIALIICGTAMIVLGFIALGTTFQPGGFAPRPNDPLVTSGIYSWVRHPLNVGVLSVLLGLALLVQSLFVLILFIVYFILVLRVISIEESHLSETFGEAYLSYSRRVRRLVPFIY, encoded by the coding sequence ATGCATCTTATAGGCGAGCAAGGAGTTGGGATATTCCTGTTCGTGATGCTGGCATTCCAGGGCGGGACTATGATGGTCTTTGCCAGGAGATTTCTCCAGGTCAAGCCCGAAGGACGAGGTATAGTAATCGTAGAAAACTATTTCAACACGACCATACTCATCTTATTTATCCCCCTGATTGCCGTTTCCCTGATCATAGGCCGGTATCAAGCCCTGGACCTGACTCACCTGGTTATAACCACACCCTGGCTGATCTACGGGCTGGAGGCCGTCGGCATTGCCCTGATAATCTGCGGCACCGCGATGATCGTGCTCGGCTTCATTGCCCTGGGCACAACCTTTCAGCCCGGCGGCTTCGCTCCACGCCCCAATGACCCGCTGGTTACCTCGGGTATATACTCCTGGGTGAGACACCCGCTGAATGTCGGTGTCTTATCCGTATTGCTGGGCCTCGCGCTTTTAGTACAGTCCCTTTTCGTACTTATCCTGTTTATCGTCTACTTCATACTGGTCCTGCGCGTGATCTCGATAGAGGAAAGCCATCTGTCCGAGACGTTTGGTGAGGCGTACCTCTCCTACAGCCGGAGGGTCAGGCGGCTGGTTCCGTTTATCTATTGA
- a CDS encoding cyclic nucleotide-binding domain-containing protein: MDISYIKKLNLFQDLNDKELDTVSKLLMIENYPKDHVLFRRGDRGDKLYIISKGAVRISLEIENKKEEALAVLNAGEHFGEMALVDDAPRSADVIIHEDAELLVLSKENFKEISLNHRDIAYKMFWVLLKTISSRLRNSINQTEALIHICMIC, from the coding sequence ATGGACATTTCGTATATTAAAAAGCTTAACCTATTTCAAGACTTAAACGACAAAGAGCTTGATACCGTCTCCAAATTGCTAATGATCGAAAATTATCCCAAAGACCATGTCCTATTCCGGAGAGGTGACAGGGGCGACAAGCTGTATATTATATCAAAGGGGGCGGTAAGGATAAGCCTTGAGATAGAAAACAAAAAGGAAGAGGCCCTGGCTGTCCTTAACGCGGGCGAGCATTTCGGCGAGATGGCCCTCGTCGACGACGCCCCGAGATCGGCGGATGTGATCATCCACGAAGACGCCGAACTGCTTGTTCTCTCAAAGGAAAACTTTAAGGAAATATCCCTGAATCACAGAGACATCGCCTATAAGATGTTCTGGGTGTTGCTAAAGACTATCTCCAGCCGGCTGAGGAATTCCATAAACCAGACGGAAGCCTTAATACATATCTGCATGATCTGCTGA
- a CDS encoding ECF transporter S component — MLEKGTKVIARTAILLALTAAIQIAGRYFTSFLGPMNMFIVGTLVNACLLISVEYAGIKGASVIAFVTPFTAVLTGAPVPIPFLPFIGIGNFILVLVFYLLKRRIYGIGVGAILKFSFLFASVAIFLKMTSLPAKLVGALYFAFSWPQIVTALLGGVVYLAVTRVLKVKSIDE; from the coding sequence ATGTTGGAAAAAGGAACCAAAGTTATTGCAAGGACCGCCATTCTGCTCGCCCTGACCGCGGCGATACAGATAGCGGGCAGGTATTTCACCTCGTTTCTGGGGCCCATGAATATGTTCATTGTGGGGACCCTTGTGAACGCCTGCCTGCTCATCTCCGTTGAATACGCCGGGATCAAGGGCGCCTCCGTAATAGCCTTCGTCACACCGTTCACGGCGGTACTGACCGGAGCTCCAGTTCCAATTCCGTTCTTGCCGTTTATCGGGATCGGAAATTTTATCCTGGTACTCGTCTTCTATTTATTGAAGAGGAGGATTTATGGGATAGGCGTAGGGGCGATACTCAAGTTCTCATTTCTCTTTGCATCCGTTGCGATTTTCTTGAAGATGACCAGCCTTCCGGCAAAGCTCGTGGGGGCGTTGTATTTCGCTTTCTCATGGCCCCAGATTGTGACCGCTTTGTTGGGGGGAGTGGTCTACCTGGCGGTTACCAGGGTACTTAAAGTAAAGAGTATAGACGAATGA
- a CDS encoding DUF4118 domain-containing protein has protein sequence MKRERIKILFIVVVLIILCLITFYFHKVLNTGTVFTHLFYIPIILSAYWWKRRGLIVALFLSLFLIFSNIFLRDYVSDINDYFRAFMFIIIGIVVMLLSEKIEKANEDLRRSEKALVEAEKLASLGQLAAGIAHEINNPLGVVLMYAHLLQDEAPDEGVREDSRIIVEQADRCKKIVSDLLQFARKNKVLLKPENLYEIAAHCLELTDFPDNIEASVECNCDDPVAEVDDDQIVQLITNIVSNAVDAMPEGGKLTVSVEGDENDVRLAIKDTGVGIEADKVGKIFEPFYTTKQIGKGTGLGLSVSHGIIKMHRGRITVKSNADKESGPTGTEFTIHIPRKGVRE, from the coding sequence ATGAAACGAGAAAGAATAAAAATTCTATTTATAGTGGTGGTTTTGATCATTTTATGCTTGATCACGTTCTATTTTCATAAGGTACTTAACACGGGAACCGTATTCACACACTTATTTTACATTCCAATAATTTTATCGGCCTATTGGTGGAAAAGACGGGGTCTGATCGTAGCGCTTTTCTTGTCGTTGTTTCTGATATTCAGCAATATTTTCCTGAGGGATTATGTCTCCGACATAAACGACTATTTTCGGGCATTTATGTTCATCATTATCGGCATTGTCGTTATGTTGTTGAGCGAAAAGATCGAAAAGGCGAACGAAGATCTGCGCAGAAGCGAAAAGGCGTTGGTGGAAGCGGAGAAGCTGGCGAGCCTGGGCCAGCTTGCCGCCGGTATCGCCCATGAAATCAACAACCCGCTGGGCGTCGTCCTTATGTATGCTCATTTACTTCAAGACGAGGCGCCGGACGAAGGTGTCCGTGAAGACTCTCGAATAATAGTGGAGCAGGCCGATCGCTGCAAGAAGATCGTATCTGATCTTCTCCAATTTGCCAGAAAGAACAAGGTTCTCTTGAAACCGGAAAATCTATATGAGATAGCCGCTCACTGCCTGGAATTGACGGATTTTCCGGATAACATAGAAGCGAGTGTTGAGTGCAACTGCGACGACCCCGTAGCCGAGGTGGACGACGACCAGATTGTCCAGCTGATAACAAATATAGTAAGTAACGCGGTGGATGCTATGCCGGAGGGGGGAAAACTGACCGTGTCGGTTGAAGGCGATGAAAACGATGTTCGGCTGGCTATCAAGGACACCGGTGTCGGGATTGAAGCCGACAAGGTTGGCAAAATTTTCGAGCCTTTCTACACGACAAAGCAGATAGGAAAGGGAACAGGACTGGGACTTTCGGTAAGCCACGGAATTATAAAGATGCACAGGGGCAGGATAACCGTCAAGTCCAACGCAGATAAAGAGAGCGGCCCTACAGGCACGGAGTTTACGATTCACATTCCACGAAAAGGCGTTAGGGAATAG